Proteins from one Nerophis lumbriciformis linkage group LG08, RoL_Nlum_v2.1, whole genome shotgun sequence genomic window:
- the LOC133611653 gene encoding uncharacterized protein isoform X2, whose product MSNRDSLGFGELIPHDVVEIFAQEKHSIKGRKKRSHSLGRALGWLKGKKRKDLRAKGQNPGLGPALDLALDGHVAAHPSGNKGGHKSGRSSQTQGNSHAALNLHEDDKTSPPPLLQENVFIEGSRPKYLEDLHSEALEGLKMMRQEETNTGVDFQDNESTISMMTVQTDGEGGGFTSDSTIPDAASVKSSVSLRSSRSGLTRQESTFRPLSSGKPSEKGRTRRRRRKTTGIPQHVQRELGLDRMPSKFEREEGFNDECDSDHQGPLSVEQMTTNASHVDDLALLQRLGPDLLDGQRPQSVAFPSMTTANSLQQEMPSPVMLISPQATYMSKIIPNAVLPPSIEVVEISRGQSRNSLRTVSKSSLLLSSPSPSRTSCRTTSSKASKGTYSSHHNPYNLSDTSCWSHSESSETLVSDSSTISSGNASRKDNSHDNETSSKVTFNGNLRNKENEGKRDGHFRSLSIMKPKRAPPPPSRSYSLHNKMKRRSRDLAEAVDILKESSPQSVSASTGGNDEPEASPVTTMDSPGYNGDTSSLEDSTGSVLFNLSKLQQASDSSKAGKIISSSQGKREPLQDSSKIISPSSGYSSQDCTSPQLQPVSSSPKHKRGILAKLQRLFPSSSAPSPLSQSETHENSKSMKDKMSQQDNVESASVSPSVRTLRELFDIPPHPKVHAPPAPPPEVWAHNKRTFELLLGPPAPDNVYAIIKKNPKDRRQQRPSPCVSTSVSTEGSVRSLAGERKGNNQTVGAMAGIAHALETQKVEESALLNANEVHQISNERLTQKVDLEGNGNVNENDENVRVNDILNGMLVKAVEKREERLAAKRDKDTMSSTQSSEVKTKVDVVHAISLIRSTPSPSPPPAHLPPEPPGRQVNNAVSYDSSWPPPPPPIIQVVSVPDERDFPLPPPPLISEGGLIAPLPASPPKSVPAAMIITELHSSSTTPSVVVVTEPELQGSGTSHVVAPPPPSSIPPPPSYTAPPPPSYAAPPPPVTVVTLPTITEVISPPSKDVSSPKPKKGSPPPSREVTAVIAKAPLVQMLHSAITRNISPPLVKAKEDPSTEVAETISVQCSEVVAPAYSQESCSLSPEEETPVSNLYPPQSIPPPPPPIEPLKLLQRSLEAKMALQHETISSESQSEQISCNTILTSPQSVPPPPSLEPLPAFKAAPPNTDEVPANETLPSLQNEAIIPSSPEKPEELTCSPPNGIPVPPPLPMGGLDSLLHPTSPVSTAKKSPEPSSPVQEESLRVVTPSLLQMVKLRPVKSSPEPPIAEEPAKDKDFLTIQQLNDQVQTTLPISEAPQKPIRRSLIILTPSPTATSPPASLPTPPQSQSVVVPPAPTVLKSPVITSPPSMNLQEAIRMRTAARSKDSSAPRLSFQLPTSPKDACHSPTSTANFIFSKNNKRVVIETKPQGDISTTEINETELIKKVKRPPPVAKKPKTKAMDAEGSDAAQPESIMDSAEKRHDSATGIAEGET is encoded by the exons CTGCGTTAAATCTGCATGAGGATGACAAGACCTCGCCTCCGCCCCTGCTTCAGGAGAACGTGTTCATTGAAGGTAGCAGGCCCAAGTACCTGGAGGACCTTCACAGTGAGGCCTTGGAAGGCTTGAAAATGATGCGGCAGGAAG AAACCAACACTGGAGTAGATTTCCAAGATAATGAAAGCACAATT TCGATGATGACGGTCCAGACAGACGGAGAGGGTGGGGGGTTTACGTCTGACAGCACCATTCCAGACGCGGCCTCTGTGAAGTCGTCTGTGTCTTTGAGGTCTTCCCGCTCTGGACTCACCAGGCAAG AGTCAACATTCAGGCCATTAAGCTCTGGGAAACCGTCGGAAAAAGGCAGGACAAGACGACGACGCAGGAAGACGACAGGCATTCCTCAGCATGTTCAACGAGAACTAG GATTGGACAGGATGCCTTCAAAATTTGAGAGAGAAGAGGGATTCAACGATGAATGTGACAGCGACCATCAAGGACCCCTAAGTGTGGAGCAAATGACGACCAATGCTAGTCATGTGGATGACCTGGCGCTGCTGCAACGATTGGGCCCTGACTTGTTGGACGGGCAGAGGCCTCAGTCAGTGGCTTTTCCCTCCATGACCACTGCCAACAGTCTCCAGCAGGAGATGCCCTCCCCTGTAATGTTAATTTCTCCGCAGGCTACTTACATGTCCAAAATTATCCCAAATGCTGTTTTGCCACCATCTATTGAGGTGGTGGAGATCAGCCGTGGCCAAAGTCGCAACAGCCTCCGCACTGTCAGCAAGAGTAGCCTGCTTTTGTCTAGCCCTTCCCCATCCCGCACCTCCTGTAGAACTACTTCTTCCAAAGCCTCCAAAGGCACCTATTCCTCCCACCACAACCCTTACAACTTGTCAGACACCTCCTGTTGGAGCCACTCTGAGTCCTCAGAGACTTTGGTGTCTGACTCTTCAACCATCTCCAGCGGCAATGCCTCTAGAAAGGATAATTCTCACGACAATGAGACTTCCTCTAAAGTCACCTTCAATGGCAATCTCAGAAACAAGGAAAATGAAGGCAAGAGGGATGGGCATTTTCGCAGCCTTTCCATCATGAAGCCTAAAAGGGCCCCGCCTCCCCCAAGCCGTTCTTATTCTCTGCACAACAAGATGAAGCGGCGGTCACGGGATTTAGCAGAAGCGGTGGACATTTTAAAGGAGTCCTCTCCTCAAAGTGTCTCAGCTTCAACTGGGGGAAATGATGAACCCGAAGCTTCTCCTGTTACAACCATGGACAGTCCTGGCTACAATGGGGACACCAGCTCGCTGGAGGACTCCACAGGTTCTGTGTTATTTAACTTGTCAAAATTACAACAGGCAAGTGATTCGTCCAAGGCGGGAAAGATAATTTCTTCTTCACAAGGAAAGAGAGAACCACTGCAAGATTCTAGCAAAATAATCTCCCCTTCCAGTGGCTACTCAAGTCAAGACTGCACATCCCCGCAACTTCAGCCTGTTAGCTCCTCGCCGAAGCACAAAAGAGGGATCCTAGCAAAGCTTCAAAGGTTATTTCCCAGTTCCTCAGCTCCATCCCCCCTCTCACAGTCTGAAACCCATGAAAACAGCAAATCCATGAAGGATAAGATGTCTCAACAAGACAACGTGGAATCTGCAAGCGTCAGCCCCTCTGTGAGGACCTTGCGAGAACTTTTTGACATCCCTCCACATCCCAAAGTCCATGCACCTCCAGCTCCGCCTCCAGAAGTCTGGGCTCATAACAAACGCACCTTTGAATTGCTCCTGGGACCCCCAGCTCCGGACAATGTATATGCCATTATAAAAAAGAATCCAAAAGACAGAAGGCAACAAAGGCCATCTCCTTGTGTGTCTACATCTGTGTCTACCGAGGGCTCTGTGAGGAGTTTAGCAGGAGAAAGAAAAGGGAACAATCAGACGGTGGGGGCTATGGCTGGAATTGCACATGCGCTAGAGACACAGAAAGTTGAAGAAAGTGCACTTTTGAATGCGAATGAGGTTCACCAAATAAGCAACGAAAGACTGACTCAGAAAGTTGATTTAGAAGGGAATGGGAACGTGAACGAGAATGATGAAAATGTACGAGTAAATGACATACTGAACGGAATGTTAGTGAAGGCTGTAGAGAAACGTGAAGAAAGGCTAGCGGCGAAGAGAGACAAAGACACAATGTCATCCACACAATCATCAGAAGTGAAGACTAAAGTGGATGTTGTACATGCCATTTCATTAATACGCTCAACTCCATCCCCATCTCCTCCTCCGGCACACCTTCCTCCTGAGCCTCCTGGCAGACAGGTCAACAATGCTGTGTCCTATGACTCTTCCTGGCCCCCACCACCTCCACCAATAATACAAGTGGTGAGTGTGCCTGATGAGAGAGATTTCCCCCTGCCACCTCCACCCTTAATTAGTGAAGGAGGGTTAATTGCGCCCCTGCCGGCATCGCCACCCAAGTCAGTACCTGCTGCAATGATAATTACAGAGCTTCACTCCTCCAGTACCACTCCATCTGTTGTTGTGGTCACAGAGCCTGAACTGCAGGGGTCTGGAACGTCACATGTGGTTGCACCTCCGCCTCCTTCAAGTATACCACCTCCGCCATCGTACACAGCCCCTCCTCCGCCATCGTATGCCGCCCCTCCTCCACCAGTTACGGTTGTAACCCTTCCGACGATTACAGAGGTCATCTCTCCTCCATCCAAAGATGTCTCTTCTCCAAAACCTAAAAAGGGTTCCCCGCCACCCTCTAGAGAGGTTACAGCTGTGATAGCTAAAGCTCCCTTGGTTCAAATGCTCCATTCTGCTATAACAAGAAACATCTCTCCACCTTTAGTCAAGGCTAAAGAGGATCCCTCTACTGAGGTTGCTGAAACAATCTCTGTTCAGTGTTCTGAGGTGGTTGCTCCTGCATATTCTCAAGAGAGTTGTTCTCTGTCTCCTGAAGAGGAAACCCCGGTTTCCAATCTCTATCCACCGCAAAGTATTCCTCCTCCACCACCCCCTATTGAACCCCTAAAGTTACTCCAACGTTCATTGGAAGCGAAAATGGCCCTTCAACATGAGACCATCTCATCTGAGTCTCAAAGTGAACAGATTTCATGTAATACAATTCTCACTTCGCCTCAAAGTGTTCCACCGCCACCTTCCTTGGAACCCCTCCCTGCATTTAAAGCTGCACCCCCAAACACTGATGAGGTCCCTGCCAATGAAACCCTTCCTTCGCTTCAGAATGAAGCTATCATCCCTTCTTCACCAGAGAAGCCTGAGGAACTCACTTGTTCTCCACCTAATGGCATTCCTGTGCCACCACCTCTTCCCATgggggggctggactctcttttgCACCCGACCAGTCCtgtaagcacagcgaaaaaaagcCCTGAGCCCTCATCTCCTGTACAAGAAGAATCTCTCCGTGTGGTAACCCCTTCCCTTCTGCAGATGGTCAAACTGCGGCCTGTAAAAAGCAGCCCTGAACCTCCCATAGCAGAGGAGCCAGCGAAAGATAAGGACTTTTTGACAATTCAACAACTCAATGACCAAGTCCAAACAACCCTGCCCATCAGTGAGGCTCCTCAGAAGCCCATTAGAAGATCCTTAATCATACTGACACCTTCTCCTACAGCCACATCTCCACCCGCCTCCCTACCAACTCCACCCCAGTCCCAGTCGGTTGTTGTTCCACCTGCACCCACGGTCCTCAAGTCTCCAGTAATCACAAGCCCTCCCTCCATGAACCTACAGGAGGCCATACGTATGAGGACAGCTGCCAGGTCAAAAGACAGCTCTGCGCCTCGCCTCAGCTTCCAATTGCCTACATCGCCAAAAGACGCCTGTCACTCTCCCACCAGCACGGCAAACTTTATTTTTTCGAAGAACAACAAGAGAGTGGTGATAGAGACCAAGCCACAGGGAGACATTTCTACAACGGAGATTAATGAGACAGAGTTGATAAAGAAAGTAAAGAGGCCACCACCTGTTGCAAAGAAACCTAAAACAAAGGCCATGGATGCAGAAGGCAGTGATGCAGCACAACCAGAGAGCATCATGG ATTCAGCGGAAAAAAGGCATGACTCAGCAACAGGTATTGCTGAAGGAGAGACATGA